A genomic window from Corallincola holothuriorum includes:
- a CDS encoding Hsp70 family protein has protein sequence MKVGIDLGTTHSVIGVWQDTEVELIPDAAGNVLTPSVVSLSDDQYMMVGQAAKDRMAIYPQQTVAEFKRFLGTDKTYWLGDQSYTPVELSAIVLKALKEQAEGYLGEPVEEAVISVPAYFNNKQRQETQQAAELAGLQVERLINEPTAAALAYGLEQKDTEQTYLVLDLGGGTFDVSVIEVFDNTFEIHASAGDNHLGGNDFTNVLVEDLIANQPALPSHLPETLKRRLWSLCDGLKRRLTSESQAGFEYEVDGTQYRYEISEERFQLRCSELMERIKFPLNRAMSDAELSLDDIDGLIMVGGATRMPVFRQQVSRLFSRIPQSHYQPDHAIAVGAAIQAGVKARSDALREVIMTDVCPYTLGVEVLGRHDQTEFLPVIERNTTIPVSETRSVYSTHPAQKEVLLHIYQGESFRPQDNVFLGELKIRLSPIEKIQELYLTYTYDLNGVLEVEVTEVSSGKKYRTYVSEGDDDLNREQLEQNFARLNALKILPKDKLANTTFMAKLERLYQEKLGKEREAVGTMLADFSQVLKGHDNSAIEQMMRRIKVELDYADID, from the coding sequence ATGAAAGTCGGGATCGATCTCGGTACAACCCACAGTGTAATTGGTGTTTGGCAGGATACAGAAGTTGAGCTGATACCCGATGCTGCAGGCAATGTACTGACCCCTTCAGTCGTCAGTTTGTCAGATGATCAGTACATGATGGTAGGGCAAGCGGCGAAAGATCGCATGGCGATATATCCCCAACAGACGGTTGCAGAATTCAAACGTTTTCTCGGTACAGATAAAACCTATTGGTTGGGTGACCAGAGCTATACTCCTGTGGAGCTGTCCGCCATCGTTCTTAAAGCGTTGAAAGAGCAAGCCGAGGGATACTTAGGCGAGCCCGTCGAAGAGGCGGTTATATCGGTGCCGGCTTACTTCAATAACAAGCAACGCCAAGAAACACAGCAAGCAGCCGAACTCGCAGGACTGCAAGTTGAGCGGCTAATCAATGAACCAACGGCGGCAGCGTTAGCGTATGGGCTTGAACAAAAAGACACTGAACAGACCTATCTTGTCTTAGATTTAGGTGGCGGCACGTTTGATGTTTCGGTGATTGAAGTCTTTGACAACACCTTTGAGATACATGCATCCGCAGGTGATAATCATCTCGGCGGCAACGATTTTACCAACGTCCTGGTTGAAGATTTGATCGCCAATCAGCCAGCACTTCCCTCTCATCTACCCGAAACCCTGAAGCGTCGATTGTGGTCATTATGTGATGGTCTTAAGCGCCGTTTAACGTCTGAAAGTCAGGCTGGATTTGAATACGAAGTTGATGGCACTCAATATCGTTATGAGATATCTGAAGAGCGTTTTCAATTACGTTGCAGCGAGCTGATGGAGCGGATTAAATTCCCTCTGAATCGAGCGATGTCCGATGCTGAACTATCTCTTGACGATATTGACGGTTTAATCATGGTGGGTGGTGCCACGCGAATGCCGGTTTTCCGCCAGCAAGTAAGCCGCCTTTTTTCCCGTATACCGCAATCTCACTATCAACCCGACCATGCGATCGCGGTTGGCGCAGCTATTCAGGCTGGCGTGAAAGCGCGCAGTGATGCGTTGCGCGAAGTTATCATGACCGATGTTTGCCCTTATACCCTGGGTGTCGAAGTGTTGGGCCGTCATGACCAAACTGAATTTTTGCCGGTGATAGAGCGGAACACCACCATTCCTGTCAGTGAAACCCGCTCGGTGTATTCAACTCATCCCGCTCAGAAAGAGGTTTTACTGCATATCTATCAGGGGGAAAGCTTCAGACCGCAGGACAATGTCTTTCTTGGGGAGCTGAAGATCCGCTTAAGCCCGATAGAAAAGATCCAAGAGCTTTATCTGACTTACACCTACGATCTGAACGGTGTACTGGAAGTCGAGGTGACAGAGGTCTCGAGTGGTAAGAAATATCGTACCTATGTCAGCGAAGGAGATGACGACTTGAACCGCGAACAGCTGGAGCAAAATTTTGCCCGACTGAATGCTTTAAAAATCCTGCCTAAAGACAAACTAGCTAACACCACTTTCATGGCGAAGCTTGAGCGCCTGTATCAAGAAAAACTAGGCAAAGAGCGTGAAGCGGTAGGCACGATGTTGGCAGATTTTTCCCAAGTGCTGAAAGGTCACGACAACAGTGCAATAGAACAAATGATGCGCAGGATAAAAGTCGAGTTAGATTATGCGGATATAGACTGA
- a CDS encoding J domain-containing protein — MSCWEVLGIAPTSDKRTIQLAYTTLLKQCNPEDKPEQFKQLRKAYESAKKEAKRQKKSAGSASDNKEDALTFAPQPPVSPALDNSAQELQPFASESDEEEFEDPSRSDPVAPVAVEISEPITAARGKAKTIEQLRYSLRQLYMDVAERGNPEAWKQLLDSPVYWDLDQSSAVMLCTLEFLSEHLLLPPEVLSYLDSALKLSAEQSNSLNETIRGLAEAISRHCATRLQRIPYEFKFDETQAIEPLIQHLELRHTIEELCIFGRPSQDKLQSLLSQIRPAFAEDISLFTYVARTALRCGLFQMAWHCLSSVEPLIAVDQTEFTQRHGPVIRELQARVLYGLKDFAAAAKLITEWAVDSRGEPSLIKLHAQCLIQLEQLPSAIGLLEQVIKQVPQDIEARALLASAWRKQLEHLKHRLSQPHNEDILERQLASKRYAEILQVIQLYPHAYGDRKEQARGECLRAMDLDYFWDEWQQRLEDGKKVWPVIADVIVYALDKVDDETFVEYIWPNVQQELDLEQNDLYGLQSYAQALAYLRAVDLDAIELNEEQRHSVRHAALNSLISSLQFDNTCPDKRNASELGMKLANEFRLTMEFYDGHFLDFCFNLEALAPERVLYQAKADALELRNEFQAAAEAYLQAVRFQHEEASQHIEWLEKARACCDNIESPESSLTELQSAITQQLEALQDPLVVGGHNE, encoded by the coding sequence ATGAGTTGTTGGGAAGTTTTGGGCATAGCGCCAACCTCGGATAAACGTACGATCCAGTTGGCCTATACAACGCTGCTTAAACAGTGCAATCCAGAAGATAAACCAGAACAGTTCAAACAGTTGCGTAAGGCGTACGAAAGCGCCAAGAAAGAAGCAAAGCGTCAGAAGAAGAGCGCAGGGTCGGCATCAGATAACAAAGAAGATGCTTTAACCTTTGCGCCCCAACCCCCTGTATCTCCAGCATTGGACAACAGTGCACAGGAGCTACAACCATTTGCCTCAGAAAGTGATGAGGAAGAGTTTGAGGACCCGAGTCGTTCGGATCCTGTTGCACCGGTTGCCGTTGAAATTTCTGAACCGATCACTGCTGCGCGAGGTAAAGCGAAAACAATAGAGCAGTTGCGTTATTCACTGCGGCAACTGTACATGGATGTCGCTGAGCGAGGTAACCCTGAAGCGTGGAAGCAATTGCTTGATTCTCCAGTGTATTGGGATCTTGATCAGAGCAGTGCGGTCATGCTGTGTACACTGGAGTTTTTAAGCGAGCACCTGTTGTTGCCGCCAGAGGTACTGAGTTACTTAGATAGCGCCTTGAAGTTGTCTGCGGAGCAAAGTAATAGCCTCAATGAGACCATACGGGGATTGGCTGAGGCTATTAGCAGGCATTGTGCGACCCGTTTACAGCGCATTCCCTATGAGTTTAAATTCGATGAGACTCAGGCCATTGAACCGCTTATACAGCATTTAGAACTGCGCCATACGATAGAAGAGTTGTGCATCTTTGGTCGACCTTCTCAGGATAAACTTCAGTCATTGCTGAGTCAGATCCGGCCAGCATTCGCAGAAGATATTTCGCTATTCACCTATGTCGCGAGAACCGCTTTGAGATGCGGTCTGTTTCAGATGGCATGGCACTGCCTGAGTAGTGTTGAACCGTTAATTGCTGTGGATCAGACTGAGTTTACACAACGCCATGGACCTGTGATCAGAGAGTTGCAGGCTCGTGTGCTTTACGGCCTGAAAGACTTTGCTGCTGCAGCAAAACTAATCACTGAGTGGGCTGTTGACTCGCGGGGGGAGCCGTCGCTGATAAAGCTGCATGCTCAGTGTCTTATCCAATTAGAACAGTTACCGTCGGCCATCGGGCTGCTGGAACAGGTCATTAAACAAGTTCCTCAGGATATTGAAGCTCGCGCATTGCTGGCGTCAGCTTGGCGTAAACAGCTGGAGCACTTGAAGCATCGATTATCACAACCACATAACGAAGATATTCTTGAGCGGCAACTGGCGAGTAAACGCTATGCCGAAATATTGCAGGTTATCCAACTGTATCCGCACGCTTATGGCGATCGAAAAGAACAGGCTAGAGGCGAGTGCTTACGAGCAATGGATCTGGACTATTTTTGGGATGAATGGCAGCAGCGATTGGAAGATGGAAAAAAAGTTTGGCCAGTGATCGCGGACGTCATTGTATATGCGTTGGATAAAGTTGATGACGAAACATTCGTGGAATATATCTGGCCAAATGTGCAACAGGAGCTCGACCTGGAGCAGAATGATTTGTACGGGTTGCAAAGCTATGCGCAGGCGCTGGCCTACCTGAGAGCCGTCGATCTTGATGCCATTGAGTTGAATGAAGAGCAGCGTCATTCAGTTCGACATGCCGCCCTTAATAGTTTGATTAGTTCCCTTCAATTCGACAATACCTGCCCAGATAAGCGCAATGCATCTGAGCTGGGCATGAAGCTAGCCAATGAGTTCAGGCTTACGATGGAGTTTTACGACGGTCACTTTCTCGACTTCTGCTTCAACCTAGAGGCATTGGCGCCTGAACGGGTGTTGTATCAAGCTAAGGCTGACGCATTGGAGCTAAGAAATGAGTTCCAGGCTGCGGCAGAGGCTTACTTGCAAGCTGTTCGTTTTCAGCATGAAGAAGCCTCTCAGCACATAGAGTGGCTTGAAAAAGCGCGCGCATGTTGTGACAACATTGAGTCACCAGAGTCGTCTCTGACTGAACTACAGTCGGCGATTACTCAGCAATTAGAGGCGTTACAAGATCCACTTGTCGTAGGAGGTCATAATGAATAA
- a CDS encoding DUF1266 domain-containing protein, with translation MNKQQLDAGWTSEWLTPTQKTWLLSLCAHLCQQNGMNQYQTMALVEPENEKRCTSLRLMLERDYEVTSANELRDRINWLHSTQASKDFFAINQQFLLADKRDYMAVIDAESDTVWRNRKRLIEPHCWSLRDCGVKGFDIARIVFLVRSAYTVGMVSLEDAWRYLIDAGRVAQNLFASAEQFATSHLIGRLYWNKADLLPSPELDGAMETAFEHLNAILSDPSHPWCQLSWHSGL, from the coding sequence ATGAATAAGCAACAACTGGACGCAGGCTGGACGTCAGAATGGTTGACTCCGACGCAGAAAACTTGGCTATTGAGCTTGTGCGCTCATTTGTGTCAGCAGAACGGCATGAATCAATATCAAACGATGGCGTTGGTTGAGCCAGAGAATGAAAAACGTTGTACGTCACTCAGGCTCATGTTGGAGCGAGATTACGAGGTGACGTCGGCAAATGAGCTACGGGATAGAATTAACTGGCTTCATTCCACTCAAGCCAGCAAGGATTTTTTTGCTATCAATCAGCAATTTCTTCTGGCTGATAAACGTGACTATATGGCTGTTATCGATGCTGAAAGTGATACCGTTTGGCGCAATAGAAAACGCTTAATTGAGCCACACTGTTGGAGTTTAAGAGATTGCGGCGTTAAAGGGTTTGATATCGCTCGGATCGTATTCTTGGTTCGAAGTGCATACACCGTTGGCATGGTTAGCTTAGAGGATGCTTGGCGATATCTGATCGATGCCGGTAGGGTGGCGCAGAATCTATTTGCAAGTGCGGAGCAATTTGCCACCAGTCATTTAATTGGGCGTCTTTATTGGAACAAGGCAGATTTACTCCCCAGCCCAGAACTGGACGGCGCGATGGAAACGGCTTTTGAGCATTTGAACGCCATCCTGTCTGATCCGTCTCATCCTTGGTGTCAGTTATCGTGGCACTCTGGCTTGTAG